One Lytechinus variegatus isolate NC3 chromosome 11, Lvar_3.0, whole genome shotgun sequence DNA segment encodes these proteins:
- the LOC121423501 gene encoding uncharacterized protein LOC121423501, translating into MNDFFTETQTTLFFLLLLMCVFQVYSQKCPDSFFEFGDAKYCYRDGGVSFDSARVYCKEIGGDLTIITSQEQNEFLAENLVSAPPSSDERYRYWIGLNRNDNGNLRYINGDAPSYTNWVSPVAENDCAYMIGSQLDIHGQWDRNPCSNFRRSICQIFKALPLNSWVPIGSTLYHVTEDWTSRSYNGAKEYCLNLGGSLAQPRSQRANDLLQAVSGTSGVWIGLNDINEEGTYQWEDGTLLGESSSWWEDDEPTANSGLDCVQLSANGWRVQTCYAHLRFACQLNQGTISIIITIISYIFFHHVILLMFSIAPSTLGNWIPFGKNEYFRLPSWLTLPFLDARDYCQTLGGDITQPKDDKSHDFLQETVDTAFWIGLSDTEEEGTYVWIDGTIQGNSFPPFAQGSTPQPSENNDCVFIRRAGTWGVRECTAATRLVCEKSRAPEPILPIRLTAATQTPFGSDSGAPRYLCLLSSPDDDPTIAVTTQRLVKLSQSSADDDLTVPGVNEATNPDSLPVVIDQNLPSDANGVGVFECKALSSAGSTTSVSTIILLHSRQYQPADGRFTKSVYPGGNISLSVSKLDMDMDLSKVTWRRFSNLNSLDSTLDQSMGQLHHDVTMAESQDADVYGTYTDGEIINHEQSFIRLIVIGCPEGRWDPSCLGVCDNCYNGGICHQQSGTCVCPPGFSGKNCLTACGEHRYGWECEFECGVGQPLDQCAGSQICLPDPYGCNCLAGYTGIYCNETCPEGKFGVDCLLDCHCSQESSCNPYNGSCSAGCKDGWSGPSCQVPYTCSNGYYGDDCTEKCNCRDGRPCNKVTGSCLESEGGCAVGYIPDPEGPYDNCRLYSGCYDSCSSTCHCFDGSTDCNSVTGSCFSETCSPRWSGDKCQTDRFSIQTEKTNPGLALVHCMFSSIGQLSSESINIARNDTFVSQASIIQSNYSTEDNVSRGSFYVESVGPDDILYCTVGLINGTQRPTSYARIPKREYYVLPELATQPSVSSIGLDQVMVTWRPWSPEKDLGDGPIIGYYIYVRSSDDDVTKEWIPSPLPDQQRTGNSTSSTGMLQNETLHRNITDLHPDTAYSLSLSVVREGLNGEGTEGDKIEFVTLPIPTTVPPTTIPPTTPTIEPGSMSRQSNVASIAAGCSAGVILVILIVIVIILFVRYRNSNLYRFQFSHRLTFDLILLYCRKTKTGRRNSESLHYVNTPKTYYEEDGSGMDDLDGNGKDILPYVTMEELSSTDNTLQQTVNPPGPNPPNRARTSPEKKPVASVEPIAQKDRIPVDEFPAFVQKNRHTDFFKEEFSSLPSGIQYRQTVAERPINAQKNRYKNILPYDAHRVVLEHIDDELETDYYNASYISNFNGDRAYIAAQGPNTASQTDFWRMVWQEKVKTIAMVTNLKEGNKRKCQKYWPNDINNMMEFGPYQVVLKSLVDGAAWVVRHLIVRKDAEYHNVCQYHYTEWPDKGVPKHTSSLLMFLREVQAHHGQNKTPLLIHCSAGVGRTGVMIGIDGIVGEAKATGFVDVFSFVSNMRQNRPQMVQTAEQYEFLYHAVLEDLLFENTSIPFENLPSYLKGLKELLPGRKQTGLSKQFKNLQMVSPDPPEATNRTALLAENQSKNRYGHVLPLQRNRVILKSRDSEEDYINASFVKGSYFSFITTAMPMTNTVCDFWAMIYDYQPSHIIMLNDVHEDKTCEQYWSEEGAITQGCFTITVTSSKRDNNVIRRKLRVQHSKSLVYHDVDQYQLLRWCQDGHYSSLLAIIDQVQESSETEQSILVHCLSGVGRTGAFCSVMECIAQIAETGNVDVFQTIKKLRVERTHFVQTESDYEDTYMILQDFLCKANTELTPSDNSDMEPTYANRESVYANTEPQYDNTEYEPINYTDSANGVHAENRTLLRGQTNAAVYENVSFDLHEE; encoded by the exons ATGAATGATTTCTTCACAGAAACCCAAACTACATTGTTTTTCTTGCTGCTTCTGATGTGTGTCTTTCAAG TTTATAGTCAAAAGTGCCCTGATTCTTTCTTCGAGTTCGGAGATGCAAAATACTGTTACCGTGATGGAGGAGTATCCTTTGACAGCGCACGGGTCTACTGCAAAGAAATCGGTGGAGATTTAACAATTATTACATCTCAAGAACAAAAT GAATTTCTCGCAGAAAATTTGGTATCGGCACCTCCAAGCTCCGACGAAAGATATCGTTACTGGATCGGCCTGAATAGAAATGACAATGGCAATCTGCGGTACATCAATGGAGACGCTCCAAG CTATACAAACTGGGTATCACCGGTGGCAGAAAACGATTGTGCTTATATGATAGGATCTCAGCTCGACATACATGGACAATGGGACAGAAATCCATGTTCAAACTTTCGCCGAAGTATTTGTCAAATATTTAAAG CTTTACCCTTGAACAGCTGGGTACCAATAGGAAGCACTCTTTACCACGTGACAGAAGACTGGACCTCTCGATCTTATAATGGCGCCAAAGAATACTGTTTGAACCTTGGAGGGAGTCTCGCTCAACCACGATCTCAACGAGCCAAC GATTTATTACAAGCTGTTAGTGGAACTTCCGGAGTTTGGATTGGATTAAATGATATCAATGAAGAAGGAACATACCAATGGGAGGATGGTACACTGCTAGGAGAAAG TTCATCTTGGTGGGAAGATGACGAGCCTACAGCAAATTCTGGTTTGGATTGTGTTCAATTGTCTGCGAATGGATGGAGAGTACAAACGTGTTATGCTCACCTcagatttgcttgtcaattaaATCAAGGTACTATCAGTATTATCATCACgataatttcatatattttttttcatcatgtcaTCTTATTGATGTTTTCGATCGCC CCCTCTACACTCGGTAATTGGATCCCATTTGGTAAGAACGAGTACTTCAGGTTGCCATCTTGGCTGACTCTCCCCTTCCTCGATGCAAGGGATTATTGTCAAACTCTGGGCGGAGATATCACACAGCCGAAGGACGATAAGTCTCAC GATTTCCTTCAAGAAACGGTCGATACAGCGTTTTGGATAGGATTATCTGACACGGAGGAAGAAGGAACATATGTATGGATAGATGGGACTATACAAGGAAACAG CTTCCCTCCATTTGCACAGGGATCTACACCTCAACCCAGTGAAAACAATGACTGCGTTTTCATCCGTAGAGCCGGGACCTGGGGCGTCAGGGAGTGCACCGCAGCAACACGATTAGTCTGCGAAAAGTCGCGAG CTCCGGAGCCGATTCTACCCATCCGTCTAACCGCTGCAACACAAACGCCATTCGGTTCCGACTCCGGAGCTCCGAGGTACCTGTGTCTCTTGAGCTCTCCTGATGATGATCCTACCATCGCTGTCACCACACAGAGACTTGTAAAGCTCAGCCAGTCATCTGCTGATGATGACCTGACCGTACCTGGGGTAAATGAGGCTACGAACCCGGATTCCTTACCCGTAGTAATTGATCAGAACTTACCCTCAGATGCTAATGGGGTGGGTGTGTTCGAATGCAAGGCCTTGTCATCCGCCGGATCAACCACCTCGGTATCAACAATCATTTTACTACATTCAA GACAGTATCAACCGGCTGATGGTCGATTCACGAAGTCAGTCTACCCTGGGGGTAACATATCACTGAGTGTTAGTAAACTAGACATGGACATGGATCTCTCGAAGGTGACATGGCGGAGATTCTCAAACCTCAATTCATTGGACTCAACGCTGGACCAGAGCATGGGACAGCTTCACCATGACGTCACAATGGCAGAGAGTCAAGACGCTGATGTCTACGGGACTTACACAGATGGAGAGATCATTAACCATGAACAAAGTTTCATTAGATTGATCGTGATTG GTTGCCCAGAAGGACGTTGGGATCCTAGTTGCCTAGGTGTTTGTGATAATTGTTACAATGGAGGGATCTGCCATCAGCAATCAGGGACCTGTGTCTGTCCGCCGGGGTTCTCTGGAAAGAATTGCTTGACAg CCTGTGGTGAGCATCGATACGGCTGGGAATGTGAGTTTGAATGTGGTGTAGGACAGCCTTTGGACCAGTGTGCCGGAAGTCAGATCTGTCTCCCTGACCCTTATGGATGCAACTGTTTGGCTGGTTATACAGGAATCTACTGCAATGAAA CTTGTCCGGAAGGAAAGTTTGGTGTTGACTGTCTTCTAGATTGCCATTGCTCACAGGAATCATCGTGTAACCCTTACAATGGAAGCTGCTCAGCAGGATGCAAGGATGGTTGGTCTGGACCGTCTTGTCAAG TaccttatacatgtagtaatggCTACTATGGAGACGACTGCACGGAGAAATGCAACTGCCGTGACGGACGCCCATGTAATAAGGTTACAGGATCTTGTCTAGAATCAGAGGGCGGGTGTGCTGTAGGGTATATCCCAGATCCTGAAGGACCCTATGATAACTGCAGATTAT atTCTGGATGCTATGATTCTTGTTCGAGTACTTGCCATTGTTTTGATGGATCAACTGATTGTAACAGTGTGACCGGATCTTGTTTCTCAGAGACCTGTTCTCCGAGATGGTCTGGAGATAAATGCCAAACAG ATCGGTTCAGCATTCAAACCGAGAAGACCAACCCTGGCCTAGCCCTAGTCCACTGCATGTTCTCTTCCATCGGCCAATTGTCATCAGAGAGTATCAACATAGCTCGAAACGATACCTTCGTCAGTCAAGCATCAATAATCCAATCCAACTATTCAACCGAGGACAATGTTTCAAGAGGGTCCTTCTATGTAGAATCTGTTGGTCCAGATGACATCCTTTATTGTACGGTCGGGTTGATAAATGGCACTCAACGGCCAACGAGCTATGCCCGGATACCTAAGAGAGAATATTATG TACTTCCAGAACTCGCAACACAACCTTCTGTCTCCTCAATTGGACTTGATCAGGTGATGGTCACGTGGCGTCCGTGGAGTCCTGAAAAAGACTTGGGCGATGGGCCAATCATTGGTTATTACATCTACGTCAGATCATCggatgatgacgtcacaaaagaATGGATACCATCTCCGTTACCTGACCAGCAAAGGACTGGGAACTCTACATCATCAACTGGAATGCTACAGAATGAAACTTTACATCGCAATATTACCGATTTACATCCAGATACCGCGTATTCGTTATCATTGAGTGTTGTCAGAGAGGGTTTGAATGGGGAAGGAACCGAAGGAGATAAAATTGAATTCGTGACTCTTCCAATCC ctACAACTGTACCTCCTACCACTATACCACCTACCACGCCTACCATAGAACCGGGTAGTATGAGCCGACAAAGTAATGTTGCGTCGATTGCTGCTGGTTGTTCCGCTGGAGTCATattggttattttgatcgtgattgTCATTATACTCTTCGTAAGATATCGGAATAG TAACCTATATAGATTTCAGTTTTCACATAGATTGACATTTGATCTCATTTTATTGTATTGTAGGAAAACGAAGACAGGAAGAAGAAATTCAGAGTCACTGCATTATGTGAATACACCCAAGACTTATTATGAAGAAG ATGGGAGCGGGATGGATGATCTGGATGGCAATGGAAAAGACATTCTTCCTTATGTAACCATGGAGGAACTAAGTTCTACAGACAACACTCTGCAACAGACAGTTAACCCACCAGGCCCCAACCCACCAAACCGGGCAAGGACGTCACCAGAAAAGAAACCGGTAGCATCGGTTGAACCGATAGCCCAAAAAGACCGGATACCCGTGGATGAGTTCCCGGCTTTTGTCCAGAAGAATCGGCATACCGATTTCTTTAAAGAGGAGTTTAGT TCTTTGCCCAGTGGTATTCAATATCGGCAGACAGTAGCAGAGCGTCCGATCAATGCTCAAAAGAATAGATACAAGAACATTCTACCAT ATGATGCCCATAGAGTTGTTTTAGAACATATAGACGATGAGCTCGAAACGGATTACTATAATGCCTCCTATATTTCT AATTTCAATGGTGATCGAGCTTACATTGCAGCACAAG ggCCTAATACGGCATCTCAAACAGATTTCTGGAGAATGGTCTGGCAGGAAAAGGTGAAAaccattgccatggtaactaaTCTAAAAGAAGGAAATAAG AGAAAATGTCAGAAGTACTGGCCCAATGATATCAACAATATGATGGAGTTTGGACCGTATCAGGTTGTCCTTAAATCATTAGTAGACGGCGCCGCCTGGGTTGTACGGCATCTAATAGTACGGAAG gATGCTGAGTATCATAATGTCTGCCAGTATCATTATACTGAATGGCCTGACAAAGGTGTACCCAAACACACGTCATCGCTTCTTATGTTTCTGAGAGAGGTCCAAGCGCACCATGGCCAAAATAAAACTCCATTACTTATTCATTGCAG TGCTGGAGTTGGTCGAACAGGTGTGATGATAGGCATCGATGGTATAGTAGGTGAAGCCAAGGCTACTGGCTTTGTCGATGTCTTTAGCTTCGTATCTAACATGAGACAGAACAGACCACAAATGGTACAAACGGCG GAGCAATACGAGTTTCTTTACCACGCTGTTCTTGAGGATCTCCTGTTTGAGAACACATCAATTCCATTCGAGAACCTCCCATCATACCTCAAAGGGTTAAAGGAACTGCTTCCGGGAAGAAAACAAACCGGTCTTTCAAAACAATTTAAG AATCTACAAATGGTGAGTCCAGATCCCCCTGAAGCCACGAATCGTACAGCTCTTCTCGCAGAAAACCAATCAAAGAATAGATATGGACACGTCTTACCAT TACAGCGAAATAGAGTGATACTCAAATCTCGGGACTCTGAGGAAGACTACATCAATGCAAGTTTTGTCAAG GGTTCGTACTTCAGTTTCATCACGACTGCGATGCCGATGACGAACACGGTATGTGATTTCTGGGCCATGATCTATGATTACCAACCATCACATATCATCATGCTCAATGATGTACACGAAGATAAG ACGTGTGAGCAGTACTGGTCAGAAGAGGGCGCTATAACTCAAGGATGTTTTACCAtcacagtgacgtcatcaaagaGAGACAACAACGTCATCAGGAGAAAACTTCGAGTTCAGCATTCAAAATCATTG GTATATCATGACGTTGATCAATACCAGTTGCTAAGATGGTGCCAGGATGGACATTATTCA
- the LOC121424556 gene encoding uncharacterized protein LOC121424556 encodes MTVRSLSQKWRFFSADVAATTGRWSAGHRGVYGRYPSRLKDTVRSPAGLLTGFEHCPADVRPVYLGLGGRWSAIPYLYIYVHPTWNGQFITMAAPRRLRMALLEHELAQARFQYNLVLAALLEEAERERQRAGRRIRRWWVREWILRRPRFGQYETLMRELEAEHAADFKSYLRMEPQMFYELLDRVGPRIAKTTTHRTPLDPGLKLAITLRFLATGSSYHDLAFAFRVPHNTISLFVPEVCQAIYDEYEDEMWATPQTEDEWRPVAEGFGDRWNFPHCCGAIDGKHVAIKKPPKSGSLYYNYKGFFSIVMLAVVNSDYKFIWADVGSPGSYSDAGIFNRSRLEPGLREGTIGLPQPDPLPNDDQDTPYYMVGDDAFPLRPYMMKPYPHRHLKRDERIYNYRCSRARRVVENAFGIFANRFRCLLTTLGLRPSKVTKIVKACMTLHNLMRTRYPNLQNADLDREDEQGQIIAGAWRDQAVLEDVQAAGHGPRLTRPGKELRAYLKNYFCSPAGSVPWQDVAINQQ; translated from the exons ATGACCGTCCGGAGTCTGTCTCAAAAGTGGAGATTTTTTTCGGCCGATGTGGCAGCAACTACCGGCCGATGGTCGGCCGGACATCGGGGGGTATACGGCCGGTACCCGAGCAGGTTAAAGGACACCGTGCGATCACCGGCCGGGTTGTTAACGGGCTTCGAACACTGCCCGGCCGATGTTCGGCCGGTGTACCTCGGACTTGGGGGCCGATGGTCAGCTATTCCATACCTGTATATATATGTCCACCCTACCTGGAATGGTCAGTTCATCACTATGGCTGCACCGAGAAGACTACGAATGGCGTTGTTAGAACACGAGCTAGCTCAGGCGAGGTTCCAGTACAACTTGGTCCTGGCAGCACTGCTCGAAGAAGCCGAGAGGGAGCGACAGAGGGCCGGCAGAAGAATAAGACGTTGGTGGGTGCGCGAGTGGATCCTACGCAGACCTCGTTTCGGCCAGTATGAGACGCTCATGAGGGAACTCGAGGCCGAGCACGCTGCCGACTTCAAATCCTACCTCCGCATGGAGCCACAGATGTTCTATGAGTTGCTTGACCGAGTTGGCCCCCGCATTGCCAAGACCACAAC GCATCGAACCCCCTTGGATCCTGGGCTGAAGCTGGCGATCACCTTGAGGTTCTTGGCGACCGGAAGCAGCTATCATGATCTGGCGTTCGCGTTTCGTGTCCCACACAACACCATCTCTCTGTTCGTCCCCGAGGTCTGTCAGGCCATCTACGACGAATACGAGGACGAGATGTGGGCCACTCCCCAGACAGAAGATGAGTGGCGCCCGGTAGCCGAGGGATTCGGAGACAGATGGAACTTTCCCCACTGTTGTGGCGCGATCGATGGGAAACATGTCGCCATCAAGAAGCCCCCCAAGAGCGGCTCACTTTACTACAACTACAAAGGCTTCTTTTCCATCGTCATGCTTGCAGTGGTAAACTCTGACTACAAGTTCATCTGGGCGGATGTGGGGTCACCAGGGTCGTATTCCGACGCCGGCATCTTTAACCGGTCGCGACTGGAGCCAGGTCTGCGTGAGGGAACGATCGGACTACCCCAGCCGGATCCCCTACCAAATGACGACCAGGACACACCCTACTACATGGTCGGAGACGACGCCTTCCCCCTACGGCCATACATGATGAAGCCTTACCCTCATCGGCACCTGAAACGGGACGAGCGGATCTACAACTACCGGTGTTCCAGGGCACGCCGTGTGGTTGAAAACGCGTTTGGTATATTCGCCAATCGCTTCAGATGTCTGCTAACAACCCTGGGATTGAGACCGTCGAAAGTTACCAAGATCGTCAAGGCCTGCATGACCCTTCACAACCTCATGAGGACTCGTTACCCCAACCTTCAGAATGCTGACCTCGACCGGGAAGATGAGCAGGGTCAGATCATCGCGGGTGCATGGCGAGACCAAGCCGTGCTCGAAGATGTGCAAGCAGCAGGGCACGGGCCAAGATTGACCCGACCAGGCAAAGAACTGCGCGCATACCTCAAGAATTACTTTTGCAGTCCTGCCGGGAGTGTGCCATGGCAAGATGTGGCAATAAACCAGCAGTAA
- the LOC121424558 gene encoding alpha/beta-gliadin A-V-like encodes MQELYLQLHDFFFIFSSQVRVAQATAADPFQAERDAWAEWMTSANNQVPAHRYRQFQLETFTTFMRFVPLMQGIQQQPQQQPPKPPPQIVQPAVPLADPYNQQPMYLQPASLKPQQQPQQFITCITPPVRQQQQQPPQQLYEQLQPPRAVSAPPVTSATYDLSSLLALPSPLRLPASKGSNITEAAWQISSPANISLNTQSPAQRSRDSSLSQLLDANERDVTNEGPEDNTAELQREKEQEYEQE; translated from the exons ATGCAAGAATTGTATTTAcaattacatgatttttttttcatattctcttCACAGGTGCGTGTAGCCCAGGCTACAGCTGCAGATCCGTTCCAGGCCGAGCGTGACGCCTGGGCGGAGTGGATGACAAGCGCGAACAACCAGGTGCCGGCACACCGGTACAGACAGTTTCAGCTGGAGACTTTCACCACATTCATGAGATTCGTCCCGCTCATGCAGGGGATTCAGCAGCAGCCCCAGCAGCAGCCTCCGAAGCCCCCGCCGCAGATCGTACAGCCGGCCGTTCCTCTGGCAGATCCTTATAACCAACAGCCGATGTATCTTCAGCCCGCATCCCTGAAACCACAGCAGCAGCCGCAGCAGTTTATCACCTGTATTACGCCTCCAGTtcggcagcagcagcagcagccgCCACAGCAGCTGTATGAACAGCTCCAG CCTCCCAGGGCAGTGTCTGCACCCCCAGTCACCTCTGCGACATATGACCTCTCATCCTTGCTGGCCTTGCCGTCTCCCCTCAGGCTCCCCGCCAGCAAAGGGTCTAACATCACAGAAGCTGCGTGGCAGATTTCTTCACCCGCCAACATCAGCCTCAACACGCAGTCACCTGCACAGAGGTCAAGAGATAGCAGCCTTTCGCAGTTGCTAGATGCGAACGAACGTGATGTCACAAACGAAGGTCCCGAGGACAACACAGCAGAGCTGCAGCGGGAGAAGGAGCAAGAGTATGAGCAGGAGTAG